The Littorina saxatilis isolate snail1 unplaced genomic scaffold, US_GU_Lsax_2.0 scaffold_1169, whole genome shotgun sequence DNA window ATGGTAAAGATCCTGAAATCCATGTCAGTgaattatagaaacatgaaaataccaagcatgcatcccacgACACAGAGTAGAGTATAAGTATATGGCCGACGGAACATACGGCCAAGCACATACAATCCTCTTCGTGCAAAACCATGAGTGTACATGGGCGTTTTGGCCCACAAACGCacaggaaaataaaataatgtttgaaCATTTTTTCTGAGTACCATGTGAGGAAACACgttcacatacatacatatttaCGTTCACATAAATACGTATTGCATGACAATAAGGTGAGTCACATTATCTAAAAcaacgctatgacagaagtgacggtaatatcatgCAAAACCACACATATAAACATCGATATGACAGCTTGAagtgacggtaatatcatgCATAGTACACACATGAACAGTGCTATGACAGAAATGACGGTAATATCATGATCATTACATATATGAACtgtgctatgacagaagtgacggtcatatcatgcacacaactcataattatgaacagcgCTGTGACAGAAGTGACTGTAATATCATGCAAGCCACACATATGAACATCGATATGACAGCTTGAagtgacggtaatatcatgCATAGTACACACATGAACCGTGCTATGACAGAAATGACGGTAATATAATGATCATTACATATATGAACagtgctatgacagaagtgacggttaTATCATGCACATCACACAGGGACCGGCTGTGGAATGTGCTCCGCCGTGCAGTACCTCTGGGTCACCGGGGAACCAGGCTGTCTCTCCTTCCCCGCCCTTgatggcaagatcacaggaatcAGAGGACCAAGTGTTAAGGTTGTCAGACCATGAGGTAAATTCatctcagaaaaaaaaaccgaaacCTCATATTTTAAGACTTATTGAAGTTATGTTTAAAATGAATAAGGTGCATTATTATTAGTTTTACTCTTTTTGTgttacgttgttgttgttgttgttgttgttgttgttgttgttgttgttgttgttgttgttgttgttgttgttgttttccttgtttttgtttttcattttgaatTTACACCATAGAACAActgtttttaaacaattatctGCTGTGTTCTAGGCAAATATTGTGTGAACCACCAACGAGACATAAGTCCCTATTTGGTGTCCGTATTTTCACCGTCTTCATAGTTGACGTAGGTTGTGAATGGTACTAGAAGGGAGTAGACAGTACATCATCATGTCTTTGATTCCAGAGGGAGTTTCTCAACGCCTGGTTCCCTCACCTTGAGAGCGAATCATACATAATCCCCCCGGCTCACATGGACACTGTGCAAGAGAGAATGGCATATATCGGAGAAGGTGAGCGAATCCAGGTACTGAAAACACAGCAACAAATAGACAGAGATGAGAGTAGAGAGGTCAGGGACACTGTCCGCATAGACACAGTgctgaaaaatgtccaccactgCATGAATCAGATAAAGAACAAAGCCGCAAGGGAAAAAGAAATTATGGTACTTCTGACCCAAGCTAAATTTGGTGTATATGGTGCTGATACCCAAAGCATCTATACTGGTGCAGCCGCCAGGAACACGAACAGCGTCAAAGCAGAGCCGTTGAACCTGGAGGAGGACTTTGTTGACCTGCTCGCCATACATCGCGAGCGTGGGATAATGATGGCGGCAATCATACCTCAGACAGAAGACGACCCCCTTGCAGTTCAAGAAGAACTAAAGAAGGCCGCTGCTTACCTGAAGCAAGCCAGAGATGTTGTGAGGCGCTCTGTTCTGGGTGACCTGGTAACACAGCCAGCCCTCCACCAGGCCATTGTCCTGCCCGACACAACGAGACGCTGTCTGGAGGAGGTGCTGCTGAACATGAGCGATGTAAGTTAACTCTTGACCTACACtcgctcacacacgcaaaaacagacgaacgcaggagagaagtagagagagagagagagagagagagagagagagagagagagagagagagagagagagagagagagagagagagagagagagagagagagagacagagagagacagagacagagagagagagacagagacagagagagactgagagagagagacagagagagagagagagagacagagagagagagagagagagacagagagagagagagagagagagagagagagagagagagagagagagagagagatagagagagcttTGTTCACCAACGTAAAGTAAGGGCCAGTTCATAGCGCTAGGCTTTTTGTCCACACACTGTATGCagtgtccgtccgtatgtccgaACAAAAAACGTAACGTTAAGATTATCTCGGATGATTTTGAAGCTAGACCTTTAAACATTTGCAGACTTTTGGTATTTAATAATCTTCCGATTTGACCCCGATttgattgaccttcgtcaaatgttggggtcacagcggggtcatgctcATCAACTTTTTAAGTTTAGTTTCTTTCAGATATTTGGGTAACAAAGCCTCCATATTTCACACAATTGTAGGTGTTATtaatcagcagacatgaccaaAATGTAGCTTGTTTCGAAAATGTTCACAGTAATAGCATGGACATGTTTGCTGGACAAGATGATCACCACTGAACATATCTGGAATATTACAAGTCAcacttttgatcaagttttgttcgATTATTCTGATGCCAACGTTCTcttgaaaatttaatttatgAAGCTGAAATAGGAAttttcaaatattttttttattggggttaagtcttaaaatgtgggttaacttacagaggttatgaacaaataatctttaaaaataaaa harbors:
- the LOC138957496 gene encoding uncharacterized protein isoform X2; this encodes MGNKLGRSRAIPKTSRQGPAVECAPPCSTSGSPGNQAVSPSPPLMARSQESEDQVLRLSDHEREFLNAWFPHLESESYIIPPAHMDTVQERMAYIGEGERIQVLKTQQQIDRDESREVRDTVRIDTVLKNVHHCMNQIKNKAAREKEIMVLLTQAKFGVYGADTQSIYTGAAARNTNSVKAEPLNLEEDFVDLLAIHRERGIMMAAIIPQTEDDPLAVQEELKKAAAYLKQARDVVRRSVLGDLVTQPALHQAIVLPDTTRRCLEEVLLNMSDLQELQEGLSVESSRNVSQVCLCEDDMADQTRLDAWWRASFERNEGGDPAMDAATYTQLVARYCCIAVSYW
- the LOC138957496 gene encoding uncharacterized protein isoform X1, which encodes MGNKLGRSRAIPKTSRQACCQCSRESRCIRQGVCDCRANCTPCTNCAAQGCTNRAVDLGPAVECAPPCSTSGSPGNQAVSPSPPLMARSQESEDQVLRLSDHEREFLNAWFPHLESESYIIPPAHMDTVQERMAYIGEGERIQVLKTQQQIDRDESREVRDTVRIDTVLKNVHHCMNQIKNKAAREKEIMVLLTQAKFGVYGADTQSIYTGAAARNTNSVKAEPLNLEEDFVDLLAIHRERGIMMAAIIPQTEDDPLAVQEELKKAAAYLKQARDVVRRSVLGDLVTQPALHQAIVLPDTTRRCLEEVLLNMSDLQELQEGLSVESSRNVSQVCLCEDDMADQTRLDAWWRASFERNEGGDPAMDAATYTQLVARYCCIAVSYW